In the Tessaracoccus lacteus genome, GCGCGGCGCGACGCAGGGCGGAGGCGACGGCGTCCAGGGTCGGCGTGCGCAGGGCCCACTGCTGCCAGTAGAGGGGGACGTCGACGTGATCCCGGGCGTCGCCCAGGACGACCGCGTCGGCCTCGGTCCAGCCGGGCACCTGCAGGTCGGGCACCATCCCCCACCCCAGCCCGAGCCGGACCGCCTCATTGAACCCGTCGCTCGCCGGCACGACATGGACCCGACGGGGAACGGCCCTGTACCGCTGCAGGACCTGGTGCTGGAGCGTGTCGTGCTCATCGAAGACCACCACGGGCGCACTCTCCAGCGCGGCCGCCGCCAGGCCGTCAGGAAACCAGCGCGCCGCGAAGGCCGGGGCCGCGCGCGGTCGGTAGGTCATGGTCCCCAACCGCTCGACGGTGCAGCCCTGCACCGCCGACGCCTCGCTCGTCACGGCTCCCACGACGTCGCCGGACCGCAGCAGGTCCGCGGTGATGTCCTGATCCTCCCGCACTAGCTGGATGCCCGCGACCTCGGAAACCTCGACCAACGCGGGCAGTGCCCAGGTGACGAGCGAGTCGGCATTGACGGCGATCCGCAGGACCGGGACCTCGTCTTCCCGGCCGAGCTCAGCGGCAACATCGCGGGTCAGGAGTTCCAGCTCACGAGCGAGCCGAAGCACCATCCCGCCCGCCTCGGTCGCCCTGACCGGTCGGGTCCGGTGCAGAAGAACCGTACCGACGCTGCGCTCCAGCGCCTTGAGCCGCTGACTCACGGCCGACGGTGTCAGGTGAAGGCGCTGCGCGGCCAGCTCGAGGCTGCCGGCGTCGACCGCCGCGGCGAACGCCCGCAGCTGAGCAAGGTCCCAGTCCATGCCACTCCTTAAGCAGTGCTTATGATAGCTTAATAACTATCGTTGGACTACACCGGCACCGAGGCCTAGCGTCGACCCCATGCCGCTCCTCACCACCGCCATTGCCGGATTCACCTTCGGGCTCGGGCTGATCGTCGCGATCGGCGCCCAGAACGCCTTCGTGCTGCGTCAGGGCCTGCGGCGCGAGCACGTCGGCGTGGTGGTTGCCGTCTGCGCCGTGAGCGACCTCGCCCTGATCGCCGCCGGGGCAGCGGGGCTGGGTGCGATCGTCGCGGCCCACCCTCGGGTCCTGGCCGCCGTTACCATCCTCGGCGCCGGCGTGCTGCTCTGGTACGGCGTATCCGCGGCCATCCGTGCGATCCGCGGCAGCGGCGGGCTGGAGCCCGGGGCCGACGCGTCGAAGGGGCTCCGGGAGACGCTGCTCACCGCCGTTGCGCTGACCTGGCTGAATCCCCACGTCTATCTCGACACCGTCGTCCTGCTGGGCTCGGTGAGCGCCAGCTACGCGACGCCATGGGCGTTCGCGGTCGGCGCGGGAGCGGCCAGCATCGTCTGGTTCAGCGGGCTGGGATTCGGAGCCCGCGGGCTCGCACCGCTATTCGCCCGCCCGGCCACGTGGCGGGTCTTCGACGCGGTCATCGCGACGGCCATGGTGTCCATCGCCGTGTCACTCCTGGCCGGCCTTGCCTGAGGTTCATCTCACCAGACGGATCAACACGTCGTTGCAGTTTTGATTAGCCTAGCTAATGAGCTAGCCTAATTAGCTGTACGAAAGGTTCCCGACTCGTGACTGTTCCCGCCACCACTCCCGAGGCGACGCTCGCAGAGCAGGAGATGTTCGCGCTCGCCAACGACCTGCGTCTGGCTTGCCAGCGGATCGCGCGCCGCGTCCGCTTCGAATCGACCAGCGAGGTCGCACCCCACCAGTTCTCGGTCCTCACATTCCTGCAGAAAGCCGGACCGCAGACCCCGACGCAGCTCGCGGCGCACGACCGGGTGAGCGCCCCGTCGATGACGAGGACGATCAACTGCATGGTCGACGAGGGACTCGTCGAGCGGGTCCCGCACCCCGACGACCGTCGGCAGATCCTTGTCACCCCCACCGAGCGCGGGAACCAGATCATCGTGGAGACCATCGCCAGCCGCGACACGTGGATGCTGGCGCACCTCGACGGGCTCGGCGACGAGCAACTCGGGTTGCTGCGCAAGGCAACCGACATCCTGCTGGAGGTGTCGAATGCCTAAGTCACGCACCTTCGCCTCCTTCGCGGTCCACAACTACCGCCTGTTCTTCGCCGGGGCCCTCGTCAGCAATCTGGGCACCTGGATCCAGCGGGTCGGTCAGGACTGGCTGGTGCTCACTGAGCTGACCGACAACTCCAGCACCGCTCTAGGCATCGTCACGGCACTGCAGTTCCTCGCCATCCCGTTCCTCGCCCCCTACGCCGGCGCGCTCGTCGACCGACTGCCGAAGCGCAAGGTGCTGCTCGTCACACAGGTCGGACTCGGGCTGTGCGCGTTCGCCCTCTGGGGGCTCATCGCGCTCGGCGTCGTTCAGCTGTGGCACGTCTACGTCATCGCCTTCATCACCGGCGTCATCACCGCCTTCGACAACCCCGCCCGCCAGGCCTTCGTCTCAGAGATCGTGCCGCAGGGCATGATCGCCAACGCCGTCGGCCTGAACTCGACCAACTTCAACGGCGCTCGCCTCATCGGCCCTGGCGTCGCCGGGTTCCTCGTCGCCGGCGTGGGAGTCGGCCCGACGATGCTGATCAACGCCCTGAGCTTCATCGCGATGATCGCGGCCATCGTCATGATGGACGGCACCCAGCTGCATCCGGCCCCCCGTGCAAAGGCTGCAGGAGGCGCACGCGACGGCCTGAGATACCTCGCCGGCCGCCCGGATCTCATCGTCATGCTCGTGATCGTGTTCATGCTCGGCACGTTCGGCATGAACTTCCAGATCTTCAACGCGACGATGGCCACCGAGGTGTTCGGGAAGGGCGCGGGCGAGTACGGCATGCTCGGCACGATCATGGCGATCGGCACGCTGGGCGGAGCCCTGCTGGCCGCGCGCCGCGCCAGGCCGACGCTGCGCGTCGTCCTCGCCGCCCTGGCCGGCTTCGCAGCGAGCACACTCGCCCTGACCTTCGCGCCGAACTACACCGTCTACGCCCTGCTGCTCATCCCCTCTGGCTTCTTCGCGCTGACGGTGATGACGGGCGCGAACGCAGCTGTGCAGATGGGCGCGTCGCCGGAGTATCGCGGCCGCGTGATGGCGATCTACACCGCGATCTTCATCGGCGGCACCCCGCTCGGGGCCCCCGCGATCGGGTGGCTCGGCGAGGTCTTCGGCCCCCGCGCGTCCGTGCTGGTGGGAGCGGTCGCCGCGGCCATCACGGTCGTCGCGGTGTTCGTGTACTTCAGCCTGCGCAAGGGCATGCGTGTCCATCTCGACCGCCACCCGCTGCGGCTGACCACCAGCTATCTGCCCCGGAGCGCAACGACCAAGGCTGCCTGACCTAGGCTCGGCCGCATGGCCATCAGCGCGCTCGACCTCTTCAAGATCGGCGTCGGGCCGTCGTCGTCGCACACGATGGGACCGATGCTGGCCGGCGCGCTCGTCGCCGAGTGCCCGCCGGAGTCCGGCTGTCTCGAGCACGTCGACGGGGTCCGGATCGAGCTGTTCGGGTCCCTGGCCGCGACCGGCATCGGGCACGCGACGGATCGCGCGGTCGTCGCCGGGCTGATGGGCATGCGGCCCAACACCGTCGATCCCGACGCCATGGCGGACCGTGTCGCAGCCGTGGCGCGGGACGCTGCTCTTCCCCTCTGCGGCATCTGCCCCTGGGGTTCTCCTGGGGCCGCGACCTCCAACTGATCCGCGAGGCGCTCCCCCACCATCCCAACGCGCTGCGCATCGTGGCCCTCGACGGTGCTGGACGCGTCGTCGACGAGGAGGTGTACTACTCCGTCGGCGGGGGCTTCGTCGTCGACGCGGATCACGCGGAGTCGGGCGCCACCGGCGTCACCGAGGTCCGCGTCGAACTCCCGTTCGACAGCGGGGAGGAACTGCTGAAAATCTGCGACCTCGAGGGCCTCAGCATCGCCGAGGTCATGGGCCGCAACGAGCGCGCCTGGCGCCCCGACGGGCGCACCCGCGACGGCCTGCTGGCCGTGTGGGAGGCCATGCGATCCTGCGTCGCGCGCGGCATCCGCTCCGACGGGGTGCTGCACTACTTCATGGTCTTCCAGCCCGGGGCGGGCGACGACGACGTGGTCGATTTCCTGCTCACCGCCGCGGCGGTCGGGTCGCTGCTGAAGCGCAACGCGTCGATCTCCGGCGCAGAGGTCGGCTGCCAGGGCGAGGTCGGCTCCGCCTGCGCGATGGCGGCCGCCGGCCTGACGCAGGTGCTGGGCGGCACGCCCGGACAGGTCGAGAACGCGGCCGAGATCGGTCTGGAGCACAATCTGGGCCTGACCTGCGACCCCGTCACCGGCCTCGTCCAGGTGCCGTGCATCGAGCGCAACGCGATGGCCGCGGTCAAGGCCATCAACGCGGCCCAGCTCGCCCTCGGCGGCGACGGCCGTCACCACATCACGCTGGACCAGGCGATCAGGACGATGCGCGACACCGGGCGCGACATGCTGAGCAAGTACAAGGAGACGTCAGAGGGTGGACTGGCCGTCGCCTTCATCGAGTGCTGAACCGGCTGGCTATCGCCGCGTCTCCAACTCGGTACCCTCGGTCCGCTCGTTGAGCTCGATCCACGACGAGTCGCACCCCGGGCAGCGATACACGGGGGCTCCCTCGACGCGCTCGTCGGTCTCGACCGTGCCGCAGGCGTCCTGGCACGGCCAGTTCGTGAGGAACCGGGCGCTCACCGCGGCCTCCCTCCTACTGACAACAGGCCCCTCCAGCCTAGGTCATCGCGACGGCGTGGCTCCCGCCCGGTGGCGCCCGCACGTCCCCGGCTACCCTGGATGGCATGAGCGCGACCCCCGAGCCCAGCACCGGAACACCCCGCGACGGCAGCGACCTCACGCTCGCGAAGATCCTCGCCGACGTGGACGCCGAGTCGCGCGCACGGAACCCACTGCCGCCCGCCGCTCCCTCCGTCGCCCCGTCGGCCAGCTACACGCCGCCGGTCACGGCCGGCTACCGACCTCCGGCGACGACGTACGATCCCGCACCGCAGTACCCGTACGGCCAGCCGGCTCAGGTCGCCTACTACCAGCACTACGCCTACGGTCAGCCGAACGCGATCGTCGGCGGGGTCCCGGTGTACCTGCAGCGAAAGCGCAACAATCCCTGGGCACACGCGCTGCTCTTTCTGTTCACCGGCGGCATCGGGAACCTCGCCTACGCCGGCTACGTCTGGCACTGGAACACCACCCGCGGGCTCTGACATGGCCAAGCGTGAGAATGGCCCCATGCCTCACGCCTTCGACCCGCTCCACCCGACGCTCGTACGGGTCCGTCAGCTCGCCCTTGGGCTGCCCGGAGCAACCGAGAAGCTCGTCGTCGGTCACCCGGCGTTCTACACCCGCAAGGTCTTCGCCTACTTCGGCATGAGCTACAAGACCGGCGACACGTGGACCCACAACCCCGTGTCCGTCAGCGTGCTGCTGCCCGACGACGAGCGCCTGGCCCTCCTGGAGGAGGCACGGTGCTTCGTGCCCGGATACATCGGCCCTGCCGGGTTCGTCGGGGTGCTGCTCGACGACGCGACAGACTGGGAGGAGATCGCCGAGCTGCTCGAGGAGTCGTTCCGGCTCACCGCCGGGACGAGGCTGGTGGCGGCTCTGGATGGTCGGCACCGATCCTGCTGAGCGTCGGCAGAGACGGAAGGCGCCCGATGCCAGGGCATCGGGCGCCACTCCTTCCTAGGTCAGGGGGTCGCCGAGGGGTCAGCCGGGTGGGGCGCTGACGCGCCCCACAACGTCGTCAGCGGGCGTGGCGCCGCCGGATCACGAGCGCCCCTGCGATGGCGGCCAGAGCGGCAATCGCGCCGAACACGGGGATCGCGGTCCCCGCGCCCGCCGACGGGAGGCCGGGCGACGGCCGTGAGCTGGGCGTGCCCTCCGCTCGCCCGGCATCCGCGCCGTCAGAGGGCTCCTGAGTGGGCACCCCTGCGGACGACGACCCCGTGGACGTGGCGGTCGCCTTAGCGGTGCTCTGAGTGGGCACCCCTGCGGACGACGACCCCGTGGACGTGGCGGTCGCCTTAGCGGTGCTCTGAGTGGGCACCCCTGCGGACGACGACCCCGTGGACGTGGCGGTCGCCTCTGCGGTGCTCTTGGTGGGCGTCGCCGTAGCGGTGCTCTTGGTGGGCGTCGCCGTAGCGGTGCTCTTGGGGGCGCAGCCGGAGAAGCGCCCCTTGAAGAGGTTGGTATGGATCTCCTTGCCGTGCTGGAGAGCGGTCAGGTTCTTCGCGATGAGCTGTCCCTCGAACTCCTTGCCGTCAGCCGGGAAGGTGATGCTCGCTTGGGGTGCGTAGATCGCCCCGCGGACCGGCGCGTCCGCGGTGGTGATCTCCACGTCCCCGGTGATGTCGCTCAGGTCGAAGAGGATGTGGCTGATCCCTTCCTTATGCTCAGGATCCTTGCCCGCGTGCGAGTAGGACGGCAGCACGAGGCGGCCGTCCACGACGTCCGACGGGGCAACGGTGATCACGAGGAACGAGTCCTGCGAGTAACCCTCGAGCTTGAACTTCGAGATGCCCGCGAACGCCGACAGCGGTAGGCGGCTCGGGTCCTCGGTGTTCAGCGTGATCGTCTGGTCGTTCCCGGCGGGAGCGGCCACCGCGTGCCACCCTTCCGTGGTACCGAGGAGGGTGCGGCCCTGGTCGGCCGGGAACTGGTCAAGGACGGCGCCGTCGACGCTCCAGCCGGCGCCGGGATCGGCGGCGTTCCATGCCTGGACCTGGGACTCGAGCTGCGGGCTCATGTTGCCTCCGCCGGAGGGGAAGAACGTGGTCCCGGACCCGCCGAACATCGGCCCGAAGGTGTACCCGTCGGGGACCCTCTGATCCGCGATGCGGACCCCTGCCTCGGCGTTCGCCCCGGTGGCACCCTGGCTCTTGACCTGGACGACCTTGCCGTCGGAAGCGAACCGCTGGATCAGGACCCGGTTGGGCGTCCCCTCGATCGTGGGAACGTCGTAGTCGGCGTTGCCGGCGCCGGTGTTGTGCATGATGGGGTACTGCAAGGGCGGGTATCCGCGCTCGTCGCCAAACGTAGCTGTCCCGCCGACCGCCAGGGTCCCTTCCAACTCGCTGTTGGCGAGGATTGCGTCGCCCGTGACGAAGAGGGTGTAGCCGTTCTCCGAGTCGGTCGGCGTCGCCGCCCCCATCGGGTTGCAGGAGCCCGTCTCACCTTCGTCGGCGGCGGTGGCGGGGGTCAGCAGGACCGCCGACGACACCCCAATGACGGCCACCGCCAGGGTGGCCGCCGCGAGCCGGCGCCCGATCCCTCGGTTCGATTGCTGCTGCTGTCCTGGTACTCGTTGATTCACGCTCATCACTTCGCTCGTGGACTACATCACACGACGGGCAGTCCCCCGCCGCCGACTGGACAGGGTAGTGAGCAGCTGAGATGAGTGGAAAACCGCTGCGCTTGCGTTGCGCAGGGTGACGCATCGGGTGAGCGCGGGGGTGACCCGAGCCCCTACCCTCCGACCCCTCCCCGTCGCGCGATGAGCACGACACACTTGTCGTCGATGAAAAACCTCGATGCGAGCGCTCGCAGGCCCAACGAGCAGGAGGATGTGCTCATCGCCGCAGCGGTCGACGAGGTGCCCAGTCCAGCCCCACCCGGAGCGGTCCGCGGGCATCAGAAAGGGCCCCGTCGCCGAAGCGTCGGGGCCCTCTCGTCAGCTGTGATCTAGATCACTTGGCGACGACCTCGAAGGGAACCTTCGCGGTCACGGCGCCGTGCAGCTTGACCGACGCGAAGTGCGCGCCGGCGGTCTTGACAGGCTTCGCGAAAGACACGGAGCGCTTGTCGATGGTGGGGCCTCCGGCCTTCTTCACCGCGACGGCGAAGTCGTTGGAGGTGATGGCGCCAAACAGGGAACCGGTGTCAGATACGCGGGCGCCGACCTGGACGGTCAGACCCTCGAGCTGCTGGCGGATCTCCTGGGCGTGCTCGACGCCCCGGACCTCGCGAGCGTCACGAGCGCGCTTGATGCCCTCGATCTGCTTCTCGTTGCCGCGGGTCCAGGCGATGGCCTTGCCCTGGGGCAGGAGGTAGTTGCGGCCGTAGCCGTCCTTGACCTCGACGATGTCGCCGGCGATGCCGAGCTTGTCAACGGTGCTGGTCAGAATGAGCTTCATAGTTCGTCCCTCTCCGATCAGCGAGCGGTCGACGCGTACGGCAGCAGGGCAACCTCGCGCGCGTTCTTGACGGCGATGGCGACCTTGCGCTGGTCCTGGACCGAAAGGCCAGTGACGCGGCGGGCGCGGATCTTGCCACGCTCAGAAATGAACTTCTTGAGCGTGTTGATGTCCTTGTAGTCGATGTTGGCGACGCGGGTCGTCTTCACCGGCATGATCTTCTTCTTGTTCACAGACTTGCGCTGTGGACCGGCCATTGTGGTGCTCTCCTTCATGGATGGGCCGTTGGGCCCTGAAAGCCCGTCTTGCGACGGAATGTGCCAGCTAGCCCCGGAGGGCTAGATAAGCGATGGATCAGAACGGGGGCTCTTCGGGCTGCGACGACTGGGCCCACGGATCGTTTCCGCCGCGGTTGCCGCCGGCATTGCTGCCGGAGCTGGCCCAGGGGTCGTTGCTGGTGTTCTGCTGCTGAGGAGCCTGACCGCCCTGGTTGCCCTGCCAGTTGCCGCCACCGCCGCCGCCACCGCTCGAGGAGCGGGTGACCTTGGCCGTCGCGTACCGCAGAGCGGGACCGACCTCGTCGACATCCACCTCAAAAACCGTGCGCTTCTCGCCCTCGCGGGTCTCGTAGCTGCGCGACTTCAGACGCCCGGAGACGATGACGCGCATTCCCTTGGTGAGGGACTCGGCCACGTTCTCGGCGTACTGACGCCACACCGAACAGTTGAGGAACATGGAGTCGCCGTCCCGCCACTCGTTCGCCTGACGGTCGAACTGGCGCGGGGTGGACGCGACGGTGAAGCTCGCGACAGCAGCGCCACTGGGCGTGAAGCGGAGTTCAGGGTCGGACGTCAGGTTGCCGACCAGAGTGATCTGGGTATCGCCTGCCATGTTGGATGCCTTCCGATGGATTCGGACGTTGGGTTCGTGTGCCCATCATGGCCTGTCCGGGGGACAGAACGGGACGGGAGTCAGAACCTGTTGATTACTTCTTGACGTCCACTCGCTGCACCTTGGTGCGCACGATCTTCTCGTCGATCGTCATGAGACGATCCAGCTCCGAGACGACCGCGGGCTCCGCGGTGAGGGTGACGACGGCGTAGACGGCCTCGGACTTCTTGTTGATGTCGTAGGCGAGTCGACGGCGACCCCAGTGGTCGACCTCGTCGACCGTGCCACCACCGTTGGTGATGACCTCAAGGTGCTTGTCGATCAGTGCGGGCACCTGGCGATCGTCAACGTCGGAATCGACGAGGACCATGACTTCGTACTTACGCATGCTGCAGCCCCACCTCCTTCGGACTAACGGCCGCGGGTCGATCCCGCGGCAGGAGGGCATGGCGGACCCGGAGGTCAGCCAGTGGTCAACTCTACCCGTCGGCTCCGACCCGCGCGAAATCGGTCGGCGCGGCGATGAGCACGACACACTTGTCGTCGCACGAGAACAGCGATGTGAGCGTTCGCCACGTCGACGAGCAGGAGGATGTGCTCATCGCCGACTGCGTGACTGCCCCCGACGACGACCGCCCGAGTCACTCGGCAGGGGGCGTCAGTTCCGCGACCCTCCCGCTGGCGACGAGCTCCGCCCAGAACAGATCCGCCCAGGCCAGGTAGCCCTTGTCGTTAGGGTGGAACCAGTCGCCGGCCGTGTGGCGGTGGAACCGCAGGTAGCCCGTCTGCTTGGTCGCCTCGAAGAGCGGCACGAGATGGTGCCCGTGCAGTTTCACCAGCTTCGCCGCGACGTCGCTCATCTTCTTCGCCCGCACCCCGAGGTTCGGCAGGGTGAACCACGGCACGTCGCCGACGAAGCTGCCCGCGGGCAGCTCCCCCAGGATGGTGTCCAGGCTCGCGGCGAACGACTCGACGGTGTTGCTGCCGCTGAACACGACGTCATTGCCGCCGATGTCCAGCGTCACAAGGTCGGGCGTGAAGCGCAGGTCACGCAGGACCGGGAGCTGGTCGCGGACGACGTCTCCGCTGACCGTGCCCGACACCGACAGGTTGGTCACCACCACCGGTCGCCTGGTTGCCTCACGCAGCCGCTCCGCGATGATCGACACGTAGCTGGCCTCGACGCTGCTCGCGCCCACGCCCTGAGCCGCGGAGTCGCCGAGGGCGACGTAATGGATGACGCCGTCGGTGTGGTGGTGCCCCCTGCCCCAGTGCTGCGCATAGTCGTCGACGTGGCGGGCGATGGTCCGGGCACCCCTGAGGTAGCGCACCGCGATGGTGCCGAGCGCCGCAACACCGGCCCCGATCGCCAGCTTGTGCGAGGTCTTCATCGACGCCCCCGGTACTTGCCCGGCAGCACCGGGTTGCCGTCCTTGGCCCAGGCCCTCAGCCCGCCGGCGACCGACTCGGCCAGCACACCCTGCTCACGCAGCTGCCTGGCGACGATCGTGCTGCGCAGCCCGTTGTCGCACATCACGACGATCGCCGCGTCACGTTCGGCCAGCGGGTCGTCGCCGTGGATCGCGTCGAGAGGGTCGGTCGCCAGCGCCTTCGGGTCGACGGGGCGGGCGCCGGGCGCGTGCCCGGCCTCGTACTCGTTCGGCGTCCGCACGTCGATCAGCACCGCGCCCTTGCTGAGCGCCATCAGGGTCTCGTCGATGCTGAGCCCCGACGACGACCCCTTCCCCAGAAAATCCAGCAGTCCCATGCCCTCAATCTTCTCTCTGCGGACCAGCCCCTCGGCCCGATTCCCTACAGGATGCCCTGAAACAGCAGCCCGACGATGCCGATGACCAGCGACAGACCGATCCCGAGCAGCGCATACCCGGCCCACCGCCTGCGCGACCAGAACACCGTCAGCCCGAACACGACGACGGTGGCGACGGCCAGCGCCACCGCCAGCACGCTCAGCCACGGCGACGGGCTCGCCACCTCGAAGTCCAGGCCCGAGCTGTCGTACGCGGGCACCAGCAGCCACGTCAGCGCCGCCAGCGCCCCGGGCGCCGACAGGACGAGCCCCAGCAGACCCATGCACGCCGCCCCGAGGCGCGTGCTCCAGAACGGCCTCCTCTTCTGGCGCTTCTGCGTCACGCGCGACCCGCCGGCTCAGCGCTTGCGCTGCTCATAGCGCGCGTACATCTCGTCGACGATCTCCTTGAACCGCTTCTCCACCTCGCGGCGCCGGACCTTCAGCGTGGGGGTCAGCAGGCCGTTGTCCATCGTGAACTCGTCGTGCAGAACCTTGGTGTCCTTCGGCTGATCCTGCGTCGGCAGCTTCGCGGTGAGTTCAGCGACGCGCCTCTTCATCTCCTCGAGCAGCTCATTGGACGACATCCAGTCCACCGATGTGCCGGGCCAGTGCAGCTTCGCGGCAAGGGCCTCCACGTGTGGGAGCGACGGCTTGACCAGCAGCGTGACGTACGGGCGGTTGTCGCCGAGGATGACGGCGTGCTCGAACAGCGGGTCGGCGAGGATCAGGCCCTCGATGGGCTGCGGCGCGACGTTCTTGCCGCCGAGCGTGACGATGATGTCCTTGAGGCGGTCGGTGATGGTGAGGAAGCCCTCGGTGTCGACGTAGCCGACGTCGCCGGTACGCAGCCAGCCCTCCTCGTCGATGGTGTCCTTCGTGGCCTCCGGGTTGTTCCAATAGCCCTGCATCACGTTGGGGCCGCGGTAGAGGATCTCGCCGAGGTCGCCGATGCGCAGTTCGCCGCCGGGCAGCACCTTTCCGACGGTGCCCTCCTTGAAGTCGGCGGGCGCGTTGAACGTGACGAGCGGAGACGCCTCGGTCAGGCCGTAGCCCTGCAGGATCGGCAGGCCGATGGAGGCGAAGAACTCCTCGATCTCGATCCGCAGCGGCGCACCGCCGCAGGCGAGCACGGTCTTGGGGCCGCCGAGCGCGTCGCGGACCGACCCCAGGACCAGCTTGTCGGCGAGCTTCAGCTGAGCCCGCAGCCACGCGTTCGGCCGACGGCCGGCGCGGTATGCGTATTGGTTGTGGCGACCGATCCGCAGGGCCCACGCGAAGATCTCACGCTTGACCGGCGACCCGGAGGCCTTGCCGTGCGCCGTCGTGTAGACCGTCTCGTAGAGCTTCGGGACGCTGACGAGCATCGTCGGCTTGGCGAGCACCATCTGCTCGGCGACGGTGCGCGCGTTCTCGACGTAGGTGTTCATGCAGCCGTGCATCAGAACAACCGTCGTCCAGGCGCGCTCCAGCGCGTGCGACAGGGGGAGGAAGCACAGCGAGTGGTCCTCGGGCCGGATGTCGAAGAACTTGTCGAGGACCTCGGACTGAGCGACCAGCGCCTTGTGCTGCAGCATCACGCCCTTGGGGTCGCCCGTGGTGCCGGAGGTGTAGATGATCGATGCGAGGTCGTCGCCGGTCGCGTCGGCGAGGCGGGCGTCGACCGCGTCGGTGGCCGGATTGGCGATGAAGTCCTCGTACGCCTCGAGCCGCTCGGGCATGCCGGGGTACGGCTTGACGATGACGATGCGCTCCAGCGCGGGTAGCTCGTCGGCGACGGCGAGGACGCGCTCGGCCTCGCTCTGCACGCCGACGAACATGACGCTGAGCCCGGAGTCCTGCGCGATGTAGCGGATCTGCTCGGGGGTGCTGGTGGCGTAGATGGGCACGGGAACCGCCCGGACGGTGCCGGCCCCGAAGTCGATCTCGGACCACTCCGGTCGGTTCCCGAGGAAGATGCCGACGCGGCCACCTGTCTCGACGCCGGCATCGAGCAGGCCCTGTGCGACCCGCCGGAGCCGTTCGCCGAACTCGGCATAGGTCCGTGTGACCCACCCCTCGCCTTCGCGGATGCGGGTCGCTGTGCGGTTCCGGTTCGCGGCGATGGCCTCACGCATGCGCACTGCAACGTGATCGGACATGTGGCTACCTCCCAGGTAGATGACCTGTTCAGGGTACTTGTCGGTCCTGTGCGCCGTCTGTGATCCGCAGCTTTCTGTGCGGCGGGGGCAGGGGTAACATGGGCCGGACCCGAACGAGGAGCAGGAATGACTGATTGAGCCTGGCACGCCGCAGGTGGCGTGCCGTCGATTCCGACCG is a window encoding:
- a CDS encoding ArgP/LysG family DNA-binding transcriptional regulator — translated: MDWDLAQLRAFAAAVDAGSLELAAQRLHLTPSAVSQRLKALERSVGTVLLHRTRPVRATEAGGMVLRLARELELLTRDVAAELGREDEVPVLRIAVNADSLVTWALPALVEVSEVAGIQLVREDQDITADLLRSGDVVGAVTSEASAVQGCTVERLGTMTYRPRAAPAFAARWFPDGLAAAALESAPVVVFDEHDTLQHQVLQRYRAVPRRVHVVPASDGFNEAVRLGLGWGMVPDLQVPGWTEADAVVLGDARDHVDVPLYWQQWALRTPTLDAVASALRRAARTSLVH
- a CDS encoding LysE/ArgO family amino acid transporter codes for the protein MPLLTTAIAGFTFGLGLIVAIGAQNAFVLRQGLRREHVGVVVAVCAVSDLALIAAGAAGLGAIVAAHPRVLAAVTILGAGVLLWYGVSAAIRAIRGSGGLEPGADASKGLRETLLTAVALTWLNPHVYLDTVVLLGSVSASYATPWAFAVGAGAASIVWFSGLGFGARGLAPLFARPATWRVFDAVIATAMVSIAVSLLAGLA
- a CDS encoding MarR family winged helix-turn-helix transcriptional regulator, whose translation is MTVPATTPEATLAEQEMFALANDLRLACQRIARRVRFESTSEVAPHQFSVLTFLQKAGPQTPTQLAAHDRVSAPSMTRTINCMVDEGLVERVPHPDDRRQILVTPTERGNQIIVETIASRDTWMLAHLDGLGDEQLGLLRKATDILLEVSNA
- a CDS encoding MFS transporter, with the translated sequence MPKSRTFASFAVHNYRLFFAGALVSNLGTWIQRVGQDWLVLTELTDNSSTALGIVTALQFLAIPFLAPYAGALVDRLPKRKVLLVTQVGLGLCAFALWGLIALGVVQLWHVYVIAFITGVITAFDNPARQAFVSEIVPQGMIANAVGLNSTNFNGARLIGPGVAGFLVAGVGVGPTMLINALSFIAMIAAIVMMDGTQLHPAPRAKAAGGARDGLRYLAGRPDLIVMLVIVFMLGTFGMNFQIFNATMATEVFGKGAGEYGMLGTIMAIGTLGGALLAARRARPTLRVVLAALAGFAASTLALTFAPNYTVYALLLIPSGFFALTVMTGANAAVQMGASPEYRGRVMAIYTAIFIGGTPLGAPAIGWLGEVFGPRASVLVGAVAAAITVVAVFVYFSLRKGMRVHLDRHPLRLTTSYLPRSATTKAA
- a CDS encoding serine dehydratase beta chain, with product MAISALDLFKIGVGPSSSHTMGPMLAGALVAECPPESGCLEHVDGVRIELFGSLAATGIGHATDRAVVAGLMGMRPNTVDPDAMADRVAAVARDAALPLCGICPWGSPGAATSN
- a CDS encoding MmcQ/YjbR family DNA-binding protein, encoding MPHAFDPLHPTLVRVRQLALGLPGATEKLVVGHPAFYTRKVFAYFGMSYKTGDTWTHNPVSVSVLLPDDERLALLEEARCFVPGYIGPAGFVGVLLDDATDWEEIAELLEESFRLTAGTRLVAALDGRHRSC
- a CDS encoding collagen-binding domain-containing protein encodes the protein MAVIGVSSAVLLTPATAADEGETGSCNPMGAATPTDSENGYTLFVTGDAILANSELEGTLAVGGTATFGDERGYPPLQYPIMHNTGAGNADYDVPTIEGTPNRVLIQRFASDGKVVQVKSQGATGANAEAGVRIADQRVPDGYTFGPMFGGSGTTFFPSGGGNMSPQLESQVQAWNAADPGAGWSVDGAVLDQFPADQGRTLLGTTEGWHAVAAPAGNDQTITLNTEDPSRLPLSAFAGISKFKLEGYSQDSFLVITVAPSDVVDGRLVLPSYSHAGKDPEHKEGISHILFDLSDITGDVEITTADAPVRGAIYAPQASITFPADGKEFEGQLIAKNLTALQHGKEIHTNLFKGRFSGCAPKSTATATPTKSTATATPTKSTAEATATSTGSSSAGVPTQSTAKATATSTGSSSAGVPTQSTAKATATSTGSSSAGVPTQEPSDGADAGRAEGTPSSRPSPGLPSAGAGTAIPVFGAIAALAAIAGALVIRRRHAR
- the rplI gene encoding 50S ribosomal protein L9; this encodes MKLILTSTVDKLGIAGDIVEVKDGYGRNYLLPQGKAIAWTRGNEKQIEGIKRARDAREVRGVEHAQEIRQQLEGLTVQVGARVSDTGSLFGAITSNDFAVAVKKAGGPTIDKRSVSFAKPVKTAGAHFASVKLHGAVTAKVPFEVVAK
- the rpsR gene encoding 30S ribosomal protein S18 — encoded protein: MAGPQRKSVNKKKIMPVKTTRVANIDYKDINTLKKFISERGKIRARRVTGLSVQDQRKVAIAVKNAREVALLPYASTAR
- a CDS encoding single-stranded DNA-binding protein; its protein translation is MAGDTQITLVGNLTSDPELRFTPSGAAVASFTVASTPRQFDRQANEWRDGDSMFLNCSVWRQYAENVAESLTKGMRVIVSGRLKSRSYETREGEKRTVFEVDVDEVGPALRYATAKVTRSSSGGGGGGGNWQGNQGGQAPQQQNTSNDPWASSGSNAGGNRGGNDPWAQSSQPEEPPF